A window from Setaria italica strain Yugu1 chromosome VIII, Setaria_italica_v2.0, whole genome shotgun sequence encodes these proteins:
- the LOC101782783 gene encoding disease resistance protein RPP13 — protein sequence MAELATGAVNTLLGVIRNEARRLGRVQGDVLFIQEEMESMRSFLVHLARTRREEHDEQVRTWMNQVRILANDCNNCLDIYLYRRNPDFHRPRRGLKRYLWWGWAFWWLREMVARHRAASQLRELKDRARDVGERRLRYGVKVSDGTPRRSSSPGAVADAGAAAGLAEAPPHRHMEAVTEDDEEEEKHEGLEDGDHELVPTTDVGSSASTKVKNYFKNRLLDWIESLKTSETPSKPTLPIPSITFALPNAAEVPEDMIAREALVEAQRHFRSVLVDIPDMHLEDYYHVPLRPKEILFYILRALRDQEPQDQTPALPRNWDIYLDKKDLLREIKEGMLEFVDEEMVAIYKRIGNQMPHDKEIMKDKKKLEKDIENGKLGLDDLLWLLITLTVAVAEQEDQAWKKTAIRTLSRRYDSIIRTAATKLKEVLSNRLKNMKQASSEQQPRQHHQESTGSKQQVELDPEEYERILEEVFPRTATSPGTGSSSSVEAEIKEMIYTVKDMIRELQEYNKSAQNNQETGGQTQIQKPAFQEAARKKIGEIKLKIREQLKIKKIMDEIQSNLQADRILIILKTDQKYGWEATRKTLSLLGSSGCFAGAAILMTTTRRSTRQAEEHLQYPQPELIELSVVGCYLDIVRQHMSKHMHQDNLEIVRNILEDCEPHEFCMNIFAQAIKANPKKSTEELHKLHSILQNMPKRLPSSIARKVLKFSYSDLPKQYKSCLLYLAIFPPASEYTIKRTTLVGRWVAEGLITTEDWSWFSSVTEAENCFDVLVNRQFVHPVEIGATGRVKSCTVYPFVHRFITKIAKKQHIVEARLSLHLARHFSIFNDVRLRGSDKIETFLKKNMHDLPQFSKLKVLDLEGCHCFANKGYLKDICSKILMLKYLSLRDTDVNQLPREINNLHELEVLDIRQTKIHASATRHVLLLKLKRLLAGHIIRTGPGTAKDVFVEIPGLVEKMIDMEVLSNVKPRIRRDLRDIGSLYQLRKLGVAINKDSLLQSLLDAISDLHDCLRSLSITLPIQNRAPSGTELKLKSHPKSLESLNIRGSTQKEQLLPLLVREDSKLTKVTLSRTLLSPDDLKVLANLQNLVCVRLQHAAYTHSELTFEHEFVKLKVLIVDHSGITKINFNGKCPELEKIIWSLNENLCVRHPLSGIEKLRGLKELELISDIAPEVDEEFQKYMNEKKIIYKHKKRENQDQAQGNNAREEKHGVAMCPSIWKVKGWCRRN from the coding sequence ATGGCGGAGCTTGCAACGGGCGCTGTGAACACGCTGCTGGGCGTGATCCGCAACGAGGCGCGGAGGCTTGGCCGCGTCCAGGGTGACGTGCTGTTCATCCaggaggagatggagagcaTGAGGAGCTTCCTGGTGCACCTGGCCAGAACACGCCGGGAGGAGCACGACGAGCAGGTCCGCACCTGGATGAACCAGGTCCGGATCCTCGCCAACGACTGCAACAACTGCCTTGACATCTACCTGTACCGGCGGAATCCCGACTTCCACCGCCCGAGGAGGGGCCTCAAGCGCTACCTCTGGTGGGGGTGGGCTTTCTGGTGGCTGCGCGAGATGGTCGCACGGCACCGTGCAGCCAGCCAGCTGCGTGAGCTCAAGGACCGGGCGCGGGACGTTGGGGAGCGGCGGTTGAGGTATGGCGTGAAGGTCTCCGATGGGACACCGAGGCGTTCGTCATCTCCTGGAGCTGTGGCTGATGCAGGGGCTGCTGCTGGTCTCGCAGAAGCACCACCACACCGTCACATGGAAGCGGTAACAgaagacgatgaagaagaagaaaagcatGAAGGATTAGAAGACGGTGACCACGAACTGGTACCCACCACGGATGTCGGAAGCTCTGCGAGTACCAAGGTGAAAAACTACTTCAAGAATAGGCTACTCGACTGGATAGAAAGCCTCAAGACCAGCGAGACACCATCAAAACCAACATTGCCAATACCATCCATCACCTTTGCTCTACCCAACGCAGCGGAGGTTCCTGAGGATATGATTGCGCGCGAGGCTCTGGTTGAGGCACAGCGCCATTTCAGGAGTGTCTTGGTTGACATCCCGGACATGCATCTGGAGGATTACTATCATGTACCACTACGGCCCAAGGAGATCCTCTTTTACATCCTGCGGGCGCTCCGAGACCAGGAACCCCAGGACCAGACACCAGCTTTGCCAAGAAACTGGGATATTTACTTGGACAAAAAGGATTTGCTTCGTGAAATCAAGGAGGGCATGCTGGAGTTTGTCGACGAGGAGATGGTAGCGATCTACAAAAGGATTGGCAACCAGATGCCGCACGACAAGGAAATAATGAAGGATAAAAAGAAATTGGAAAAAGATATTGAGAATGGGAAGCTGGGCCTAGATGACCTCCTCTGGCTGCTGATCACCTTAACTGTGGCTGTGGCCGAACAAGAAGACCAAGCATGGAAGAAGACAGCCATACGGACGTTATCACGAAGGTACGACAGCATCATCAGGACAGCAGCCACGAAGCTTAAAGAGGTTCTAAGCAATAGGCTGAAGAATATGAAACAGGCATCATCAGAACAGCAGCCACGACAGCATCATCAGGAAAGCACAGGCTCTAAGCAACAGGTTGAGTTGGACCCTGAAGAATATGAACGCATCCTGGAGGAAGTATTCCCGAGGACCGCGACAAGTCCTGGTACCGGTAGCAGTTCATCGGTAGAGGCTGAAATCAAAGAAATGATCTACACAGTTAAAGATATGATACGGGAGCTACAGGAATACAACAAATCTGCTCAGAACAACCAAGAGACAGGTGGACAAACTCAAATTCAGAAACCCGCTTTTCAAGAAGCCGCGAGGAAGAAGATAGGGGAAATCAAGTTGAAGATAAGAGAGCAGCTAAAGATCAAAAAGATTATGGACGAGATTCAAAGTAATTTGCAAGCTGATAGGATACTGATAATCCTCAAAACCGATCAGAAGTATGGATGGGAGGCGACCAGAAAAACTTTGAGCCTGCTGGGTTCATCGGGGTGCTTCGCTGGTGCTGCAATACTCATGACCACAACCAGAAGAAGTACTCGACAGGCCGAAGAACATCTCCAATATCCACAGCCAGAGCTTATAGAATTATCTGTTGTTGGATGCTACCTTGATATTGTGCGCCAGCATATGAGCAAGCACATGCATCAAGACAACCTTGAGATTGTTCGAAACATATTGGAAGATTGTGAACCGCATGAATTCTGCATGAATATCTTCGCTCAGGCAATAAAAGCTAATCCAAAGAAGAGCACTGAAGAGCTGCATAAGTTGCACAGCATCCTACAGAATATGCCAAAACGACTGCCCAGCAGTATTGCCAGGAAGGTGCTCAAGTTCTCCTACAGCGATCTGCCTAAACAATACAAGTCCTGCTTGTTGTACCTCGCTATCTTCCCTCCGGCTTCAGAATACACGATCAAGCGGACGACCTTGGTAGGGAGATGGGTTGCAGAAGGGCTGATAACCACGGAAGATTGGAGCTGGTTCAGTTCAGTGACTGAAGCCGAGAACTGCTTTGATGTGCTTGTCAACCGGCAGTTTGTTCATCCTGTGGAAATTGGTGCTACTGGAAGGGTCAAGAGCTGCACGGTGTATCCTTTCGTGCATAGATTCATTACCAAGATTGCCAAGAAGCAGCACATTGTGGAGGCACGCCTATCACTTCACTTGGCCCGCCACTTCTCCATTTTCAACGACGTCCGTCTCCGCGGGTCTGATAAAATCGAGACATTCTTGAAGAAAAACATGCATGACTTGCCACAATTCTCCAAGCTCAAGGTGCTTGATCTAGAAGGTTGCCATTGCTTCGCTAACAAGGGCTACCTCAAGGACATATGCAGTAAGATACTAATGCTCAAGTATCTAAGCTTAAGGGATACGGATGTTAACCAACTACCCCGTGAAATCAACAACCTTCATGAGCTGGAGGTGTTGGACATCCGGCAGACCAAGATTCATGCGTCTGCAACAAGACATGTCCTGCTTCTAAAGCTGAAACGTCTGTTGGCTGGCCACATTATCCGTACTGGCCCCGGCACAGCCAAGGATGTCTTCGTCGAGATTCCTGGGCTGGTTGAAAAAATGATAGATATGGAGGTGCTGTCCAATGTCAAGCCACGGATACGTCGGGATTTGAGAGACATTGGAAGTCTATATCAGCTAAGGAAACTCGGTGTGGCTATAAACAAAGATAGTCTCCTCCAGAGTTTGCTTGACGCGATTAGTGATCTACATGATTGCCTCCGGTCTCTGTCAATTACTCTACCAATACAAAACAGGGCTCCTTCTGGCACAGAACTAAAGCTGAAAAGTCATCCCAAATCTCTTGAGAGCCTGAATATCAGAGGAAGTACACAAAAGGAGCAGCTTCTTCCATTGTTGGTCAGAGAGGATAGTAAACTTACCAAGGTAACTCTAAGCCGCACCTTGCTCAGCCCGGACGATCTGAAGGTCCTTGCCAACCTTCAAAACTTAGTGTGTGTAAGGCTTCAGCATGCCGCATACACCCATAGTGAACTCACCTTTGAACACGAGTTCGTAAAGCTCAAGGTTCTTATTGTCGACCACTCTGGAATCACCAAGATCAACTTTAATGGCAAGTGTCCTGAGCTTGAGAAGATCATCTGGTCACTCAATGAAAACTTGTGTGTTCGTCACCCCCTATCCGGCATTGAGAAGCTTCGAGGATTGAAGGAGCTTGAGTTAATTAGTGATATTGCCCCTGAGGTGGATGAAGAATTCCAAAAGTATAtgaatgaaaagaaaattatcTATAAACACAAGAAACGGGAAAATCAAGACCAAGCACAAGGAAATAATGCAAGAGAAGAGAAACATGGTGTTGCAATGTGCCCATCTATTTGGAAGGTAAAAGGTTGGTGCAGAAGGAACTGA
- the LOC101783191 gene encoding uncharacterized protein LOC101783191, whose product MGSSSLCAFQAMVTTAASSAGAAPFALRRRGNCFVPPPQRGRPRAAQWQGRPRGTDPQASPPLPVEGRGPTKLLPGTAVRVGAGVALAIALGGVSWSWTTAARGGSACPVLQPPPLVSVLNDATAGGATMDKRLLRDYIDKLSNSLRNKRYRDKLRRNGDKLMRELKQQFSETNKVDQGVQLTESWILVENWEEAEATCQKLTSLHPQDPRPRLLSIVINVTRAMEALLSTEPTTTDNDIEEMASKINKMTKNAIDAWKEYRKDTRL is encoded by the exons ATGGGATCATCATCTCTCTGCGCATTTCAAGCGATGGTCACCACTGCAGCGAGCAGTGCGGGAGCGGCCCCGttcgccctgcgccgccgcggcaaCTGCTTCGTGCCACCGCCGCAGCGAGGGAGGCCTCGCGCCGCCCAGTGGCAGGGACGGCCGCGGGGAACGGATCCCCAGGCGTCGCCGCCACTGCCGGTGGAGGGAAGAGGGCCGACGAAGTTGCTGCCCGGGACCGCGGTGAGGGTGGGCGCCGGCGTGGCGCTGGCAATTGCGCTCGGCGGCGTCTCGTGGTcatggacgacggcggcgcgcggtggaaGCGCCTGCCCCGtcctgcagccgccgcccctAGTGTCCGTCCTCAacgacgccaccgccggcggcgcgacCATGGATAAGCGCTTGTTGCGCGATTATATCGACAAGCTCTCGAACTCCCTGCGCAATAAACGGTATAGGGATAAG CTTCGCAGGAATGGGGACAAGCTGATGAGAGAGCTGAAGCAGCAGTTCTCCGAAACGAACAAAGTTGACCAGGGCGTGCAACTCACTGAATCATGGATCTTAGTG GAAAACTGGGAGGAGGCAGAAGCTACTTGCCAGAAGCTCACAAGCCTCCACCCCCAGGATCCGAGGCCCCGCCTTCTCTCG ATTGTCATCAACGTGACGCGGGCAATGGAAGCCTTGCTGTCTACAGAACCTACCACCACCGACAATGACATAGAGGAGATGGCCAGCAAAATAAACAAGATGACCAAGAATGCCATCGACGCATGGAAGGAATACAGAAAGGATACAAGGCTGTGA
- the LOC101768227 gene encoding protein FAM135B, with product MLYNMYTSVACNHRFSSKRYATTSTTGARDEVVRVAPSRRAGVGRGLDGTPVSAQVCNAVVGVIPVWAPVVMETAHEVAIYIDRFHNLDLFQQGWYRMKIRALWEADEHRAPISPARVTQYEAVDIGAKGTFGFWKIDDVDNSFCTQPFLVKYSRQDIYLSVMVSFYIPNSEDEGPATSSVILKFELIYIPTLGNGWFKDSGDTDLVPVHEFRIPHKALLGLHSYCPVHFDALHSALVDLTIHIVYLKAGVTKSSLKSSGVMVGNTADDVMLYTLSEEELFELFQIVSSQLSFIWNEFLKFHRTHRVKILDYLHAIWDFDRKAEWSIWIIHSKIDIPHRYLRTMNDGSPRHGHLRRISSSRKPIQNSMSQAELHRKSIAQMKGHHLDLRLVRNQWLLLDPGAECLLSQINEDRTSGDFKEMGRRLANEVVAFLKRRLDKYSKMGGCQEMKLSFVGHSIGNIILRSALTEPKLQPFLKNLYTYMSISGPHLGYWYSSNSLFNSGLWLMKRLKGMQCMAQLTFSDDNDPQNTFFYKLCKLKTLENFKNIILVSSPQDGYVPYHSARIDLCHASSSDNSRRGQVFTEMLNNCLDQIRAPTSETRVFMRCDVNFDQSAQGRSLNTMIGRAAHIEFLENEIYARFIMWSFPELFR from the exons ATGCTGTATAATATG TATACCTCTGTTGCATGCAACCACCGGTTCTCCTCGAAACGATATGCAACCACGTCCACCACAGGGGCCAGGGATGAGGTCGTAAGGGTGGCCCCATCACGACGCGCGGGTGTTGGGAGAGGGCTAGACGGTACGCCGGTGTCAGCACAGGTGTGCAACGCTGTCGTGGGGGTGATCCCTGTATGGGCACCTGTCGTCATGGAGACGGCGCACGAGGTGGCCATCTACATCGATCGCTTCCATAATCTGGATCTGTTCCAGCAAGG ATGGTACCGCATGAAGATTAGAGCCTTGTGGGAGGCTGACGAGCATAGGGCACCAATATCACCGGCCAGGGTCACCCAATACGAAG CTGTTGATATTGGTGCGAAGGGCACATTTGGCTTTTGGAAAATAGATGATGTTGACAATAGCTTCTGTACACAGCCATTTCTTGTTAAATATTCTAGGCAAGATATTTATCTATCAGTTATGGTGTCTTTCTACATACCCAACAGTGAAGATGAG GGTCCAGCAACTTCTTCTGTTATATTGAAgtttgagcttatatacatccCGACATTGGGAAACGGGTGGT TTAAAGATTCAGGTGACACAGATTTGGTCCCTGTCCATGAATTTAGGATCCCACATAAAGCACTCCTGGGTTTACACTCATATTGCCCTGTCCACTTTGATGCTTTACACTCTGCTCTTGTGGACCTGACTATACACATAGTGTACCTGAAAGCCGGCGTGACTAAATCATCATTGAAG AGTTCTGGTGTTATGGTTGGAAACACTGCTGATGATGTGATGTTGTATACTCTATCCGAGGAAGAATTGTTTGAGTTATTTCAAATTGTTAGCAGCCAACTCTCATTTATATGGAATGAGTTCTTGAAATTTCACAG GACACATAGAGTCAAGATACTGGATTATTTGCATGCTATTTGGGATTTTGATCGGAAAGCAGAATGGTCAATATGGATTATTCACTCAAAAATTGATATTCCACATCGCTACTTGAGAACCATGAATGACGGTTCTCCTCGTCATGGCCATTTGCGTCGGATTTCCAGTTCTCGGAAA CCTATACAAAATTCGATGTCACAGGCTGAACTGCATAGGAAAAGTATAGCACAAATGAAG GGACATCATTTGGATTTACGCCTTGTTAGAAATCAATGGCTTTTGCTTGATCCTGGAGCTGAATGCCTATTGTCTCAGATAAATGAGGATAGGACATCTGGGGATTTTAAAGAAATGGGTAGAAGGCTTGCTAATGAAGTAGTGGCATTCCTCAAAAGGAGACTGGATAAGTATTCCAAAATGGGAGGCTGCCAAGAGATGAAGCTTAGTTTTGTCGGTCATTCTATTGGAAATATTATCCTCAGAAGTGCCCTCACAG AACCCAAATTGCAGCCATTTTTGAAGAACCTATATACATACATGTCGATATCGGGGCCTCACTTAGGTTACTGGTACAGCTCAAATTCTTTGTTCAATTCTGGCCTCTGGCTTATGAAAAGGCTCAAGGGAATGCAGTGCATGGCTCAGCTCACTTTCAGTGATGACAACGACCCACAGAACACATTTTTTTACAAGCTCTGCAAG CTGAAGACACTGGAGAACTTTAAGAACATCATTCTGGTATCGTCGCCGCAG GATGGCTACGTCCCGTATCATTCAGCAAGGATCGATCTCTGCCACGCCTCGTCATCAGATAACTCGAGAAGGGGGCAGGTGTTCACTGAAATGCTCAACAACTGTTTGGACCAGATCCGTGCCCCCACATCCGAAACACGGGTGTTCATGCGTTGCGATGTGAATTTCGATCAGTCCGCCCAGGGACGGAGCCTGAACACCATGATCGGCAGAGCTGCCCACATAGAGTTCCTGGAGAATGAAATCTACGCCAGGTTCATCATGTGGTCCTTCCCGGAGTTGTTCCGATGA